One genomic window of Aliiroseovarius sp. M344 includes the following:
- a CDS encoding outer membrane protein assembly factor BamE, with amino-acid sequence MSYLRQTGKIMGKMIGAVLLVALVASCSATYRNHGYMPPKEDIDLIEVGKDTRETVASSIGKPGTSGLLAGSGYYYVRSRFKHYLYNAPQEIDREVMAITFNDKGVVENIERFGLQDGRIVVLERRVTDSNIQGVGFLKQLFGSFGRIDVAEQFRGN; translated from the coding sequence ATGTCTTATCTGCGCCAGACAGGCAAGATTATGGGTAAAATGATTGGCGCGGTGCTGCTTGTGGCACTGGTCGCGTCCTGTTCCGCCACCTATCGCAATCACGGTTACATGCCGCCTAAAGAAGATATCGACCTGATCGAGGTCGGCAAAGACACGCGCGAAACCGTTGCAAGTTCCATTGGCAAGCCGGGCACGTCTGGCCTGTTGGCGGGCAGCGGCTATTACTACGTTCGGTCGCGGTTCAAGCACTATCTGTATAACGCCCCGCAAGAGATCGACCGCGAAGTCATGGCCATAACATTCAATGACAAAGGTGTGGTCGAGAACATCGAACGCTTTGGTCTTCAAGACGGTCGTATCGTTGTGCTTGAGCGCCGCGTAACCGACAGCAATATTCAGGGCGTTGGATTCCTGAAGCAGCTGTTTGGTTCGTTCGGACGAATTGATGTGGCCGAGCAATTCCGCGGCAACTAA
- the ihfA gene encoding integration host factor subunit alpha: MSEKTLTRMDLSEAVFREVGLSRNESAQLVETVLGHISDALVDGESVKISSFGTFSIRDKAARVGRNPKTGEEAPIPPRRVLTFRPSHLMKDRVDDGNKR, from the coding sequence ATGAGTGAAAAGACTTTGACCCGGATGGACCTAAGCGAGGCCGTATTCCGTGAGGTCGGCCTGTCACGCAACGAAAGCGCGCAGTTGGTTGAAACCGTATTGGGTCACATTTCCGATGCACTGGTGGATGGTGAAAGCGTGAAAATTTCGTCATTCGGAACATTTTCAATACGCGACAAAGCTGCCCGCGTAGGTCGAAACCCGAAAACAGGCGAAGAAGCGCCGATCCCGCCCCGCCGGGTTCTGACATTCCGACCCTCGCACCTTATGAAAGACCGGGTCGACGACGGAAACAAGCGCTGA
- the plsX gene encoding phosphate acyltransferase PlsX, which yields MTMDAPKRTIVSVDAMGGDLGPAAVVAGLALSADKNPEIGFILHGNKPELEKLVARTKGLAEVCEIRHADEIVTMDDKPSQVMRNGQKTSMWSAIDAVRDGEAEVVVSCGNTGALMLLSMVRLRKLPGVNRPAIACLWPSRNPAGFNVMLDVGADIRADEEDLMQYAMMGASYARNGLGITRPRVGLLNVGTEEHKGRNELKAAHELIANAAEGAQIDFVGFIEGVDLPSDRVDVIVTDGFTGNVALKTGEGTANLISGLLREVFGATILSKFAALLAMGPLRRLSHRVDPRRNNGGVFLGLNGTVVKSHGSADATGISAAVRLAFQLAKGGFNQKLAARVASADASRQDVATESRQGEQQE from the coding sequence ATGACAATGGACGCCCCCAAACGCACAATCGTATCGGTCGACGCCATGGGCGGAGATCTTGGACCGGCAGCCGTTGTTGCCGGTCTTGCGCTGTCTGCAGATAAGAACCCCGAGATCGGGTTCATTCTGCATGGCAACAAGCCAGAGCTTGAGAAACTTGTCGCCCGCACCAAGGGTTTGGCCGAAGTGTGCGAGATTCGTCATGCGGACGAAATCGTCACCATGGATGACAAACCCAGCCAGGTGATGCGCAATGGCCAGAAGACCTCGATGTGGTCGGCCATTGACGCCGTGCGTGATGGCGAGGCCGAAGTGGTTGTCAGTTGTGGCAACACCGGCGCTCTCATGCTGTTGTCGATGGTGCGCCTGCGCAAATTGCCCGGCGTCAACCGCCCCGCAATTGCCTGCTTGTGGCCATCGCGCAACCCAGCCGGTTTCAATGTGATGCTCGATGTCGGTGCCGATATTCGGGCCGACGAAGAAGACCTGATGCAATATGCGATGATGGGCGCCTCTTATGCCCGCAATGGGCTGGGCATCACCCGCCCGCGCGTGGGCTTGCTGAATGTCGGCACAGAAGAACACAAAGGCCGCAACGAATTAAAAGCTGCGCATGAGCTGATCGCCAATGCTGCCGAAGGTGCGCAAATTGATTTTGTCGGCTTTATTGAGGGCGTTGACCTGCCGTCAGACCGCGTGGATGTCATCGTTACCGACGGATTTACCGGCAATGTTGCGCTGAAAACCGGCGAAGGCACCGCCAATTTGATCTCGGGCCTGCTGCGCGAAGTGTTCGGCGCAACGATCCTGTCGAAATTCGCAGCCCTGCTTGCGATGGGACCGCTGCGGCGGCTCAGCCACCGTGTGGACCCCCGCCGCAACAATGGTGGCGTGTTTCTCGGGCTGAACGGAACCGTTGTCAAAAGCCACGGCTCGGCCGATGCGACAGGTATTTCTGCCGCTGTCAGGCTGGCGTTTCAACTGGCCAAAGGTGGCTTTAATCAGAAGCTCGCTGCACGGGTTGCATCCGCCGACGCATCACGCCAAGATGTCGCAACGGAAAGCCGGCAAGGTGAGCAGCAAGAATGA
- a CDS encoding trimethylamine methyltransferase family protein, whose product MTTPSARRSGGRAARQALRAAPLAQDVRPVRAGMEGGTFKPLTPDGINRIHHAALDALEQIGLADAPPSGIDIMTRAGAVLGDDGRLRFPRALVEDMLAKAAKSITLCGRDPKHDMTLSGRRVHYGTAGAAVHMVDPHGREYRESTVQDLHDAARIVDQLDNIHFLQRPMVCRDIPDNREMDLNSIYACTAGTKKHIGVSFSEPDFVEDGIELLHMIAGGEDAWRARPFVSNSNCFVVPPMKFATESCQVMEKAIAAGMPVLLLSAGMATATAPPTLAGAIVQAVAECLAGVVYVNAIAPGHPAIFGTWPFLVDLRSGAMSGGSGEQALMTAGCAQMHQFYGLPGGAAAGFSDSKLPDMQAGWEQMCSNVLAGLSGLNMVYEAAGMHASLLGFCHESLILGDDIVGQALRCVRGIEITEDAVSIEMMKSVCLKGPGHYLGEDQTLSRMQTDFVYPTLGDRTSPKEWAEVGKPDLIAAATARKEGILAQRSGARFNPEVDAAIRARFNIHLPK is encoded by the coding sequence ATGACGACACCATCTGCCCGCCGCTCTGGCGGACGCGCCGCCCGCCAAGCTCTTCGCGCAGCCCCGCTTGCCCAGGATGTTCGCCCCGTTCGCGCGGGGATGGAGGGAGGCACATTCAAACCGCTGACCCCTGACGGCATCAATCGCATTCACCACGCCGCGCTGGACGCTTTGGAACAGATCGGTCTGGCAGATGCCCCACCATCGGGCATCGACATCATGACCCGTGCGGGCGCAGTTTTAGGCGACGACGGGCGCTTGCGTTTCCCGCGGGCGCTGGTTGAAGACATGCTGGCGAAGGCGGCCAAGAGCATCACCCTGTGCGGGCGCGACCCAAAGCACGACATGACCCTCAGCGGCAGGCGCGTGCATTACGGCACCGCAGGCGCGGCTGTTCACATGGTTGACCCCCATGGTCGGGAATACCGTGAAAGCACCGTTCAGGATCTGCATGACGCCGCGCGCATCGTCGACCAGCTGGACAACATTCACTTCCTTCAACGGCCCATGGTCTGCCGTGACATCCCTGACAACCGCGAGATGGACCTGAATTCGATCTATGCCTGCACCGCGGGGACAAAGAAACACATCGGTGTCTCGTTTTCAGAGCCTGATTTTGTCGAAGACGGGATTGAATTGCTGCACATGATCGCAGGTGGTGAAGACGCGTGGCGCGCGCGCCCCTTTGTGTCCAACTCCAACTGTTTTGTCGTGCCGCCCATGAAATTCGCCACGGAAAGCTGTCAGGTGATGGAGAAAGCGATCGCGGCTGGAATGCCGGTGTTGCTTTTGTCAGCCGGGATGGCCACGGCCACGGCGCCGCCCACGCTGGCGGGCGCAATCGTTCAGGCCGTCGCCGAATGCTTGGCGGGCGTTGTCTATGTCAATGCAATTGCGCCGGGGCACCCGGCCATCTTCGGCACCTGGCCCTTCTTGGTCGATCTAAGATCAGGCGCCATGTCTGGTGGGTCCGGGGAACAAGCGCTGATGACGGCAGGTTGTGCCCAGATGCATCAGTTTTATGGCCTGCCCGGCGGGGCGGCGGCCGGGTTCTCGGATTCGAAACTGCCGGACATGCAGGCCGGGTGGGAGCAGATGTGTTCCAACGTGCTGGCCGGTCTGTCGGGTCTGAACATGGTCTATGAAGCTGCTGGCATGCACGCGTCGCTTCTGGGGTTCTGCCATGAAAGCCTGATCCTTGGTGATGATATCGTTGGGCAGGCGTTGCGTTGCGTGCGCGGGATCGAAATAACGGAAGATGCGGTCAGCATCGAAATGATGAAATCGGTCTGCCTTAAGGGACCGGGCCATTACCTGGGCGAGGATCAGACGCTGAGCCGGATGCAGACGGATTTTGTCTATCCAACCCTTGGCGACAGGACGTCCCCGAAAGAATGGGCTGAAGTCGGTAAGCCCGACCTGATTGCAGCCGCGACAGCCCGCAAAGAGGGGATACTGGCGCAACGCTCCGGTGCCCGGTTCAACCCCGAAGTCGACGCGGCGATCCGGGCGCGATTCAACATCCACCTTCCAAAGTAA
- the trhA gene encoding PAQR family membrane homeostasis protein TrhA, with protein sequence MEFGKDFTYHEYVADGVVHGLGVIAAICGSVALIYWAMGDAPLGHLPPMLAYGAGLVASFTLSAAYNMTLHRSARQALRKFDHAAIYLMIAGTYTPIALIGIGGTNGYALVAAAWTLAIVGIAMKLFFFGRFERFGLMLTLMQGWMAVLMVGPLVASFSPIVLVLLVGGGLLFTLGIFFHLGEHLPFNRAIWHVHVLLGAAAHYAAVVMVVGT encoded by the coding sequence ATGGAGTTCGGGAAGGACTTTACATATCACGAGTACGTCGCCGATGGCGTCGTGCACGGCTTAGGCGTGATTGCCGCCATTTGCGGGTCTGTCGCCCTGATCTACTGGGCAATGGGTGACGCGCCGTTGGGCCATTTGCCGCCAATGTTGGCCTATGGGGCCGGGTTGGTCGCAAGCTTCACACTGTCTGCAGCCTACAACATGACACTGCACCGATCTGCGCGCCAGGCTTTGCGCAAGTTCGACCATGCGGCAATCTATCTGATGATCGCAGGGACCTATACACCGATTGCGCTGATCGGAATTGGTGGCACAAATGGCTACGCGCTGGTTGCGGCAGCTTGGACGCTGGCCATTGTCGGCATTGCCATGAAGCTGTTTTTCTTCGGTCGGTTTGAACGGTTTGGCCTGATGCTGACCTTAATGCAGGGTTGGATGGCGGTTCTGATGGTTGGCCCGCTGGTGGCATCATTCAGTCCGATTGTTCTGGTGTTGCTGGTCGGCGGCGGATTGCTGTTCACCTTGGGGATTTTTTTCCATCTGGGCGAGCATCTGCCTTTCAACCGGGCAATCTGGCACGTTCATGTCCTGCTGGGCGCGGCAGCCCATTACGCTGCAGTTGTGATGGTGGTGGGCACTTGA
- a CDS encoding ABC-F family ATP-binding cassette domain-containing protein: MARIPLLQMSDISLTFGGDPVFDCLDLVVQPNDRVALVGRNGSGKSTLMKVMAGLVEPDHGTRVLSPGVSVGYMEQHPDLSRFTTLGDFAVSGLEPGQDYLVERVAEGLKFKLDAPVSTASGGERRRAALAKLLAEAPDLMLLDEPTNHLDIHAIEWLEAELSQTRAGFVLISHDRAFLRALTRATLWVDRGQVRRQEKGFEHFEAWRDKVWDEEDTSRHKLNRKIKAEARWAVEGISARRKRNQGRVRALGDLRAERAAQINRQGAAEMALEAGPKSGRKVIEARGISKSYDDRVILNDFDLRVMRGETIALVGPNGAGKTTLLKMLIGQETPDTGSVQHGTGLEVAVFDQNRTGLVEDDSLWENLVGDPEMRVSGKADQVMVRGAPKHVVGYLKEFLFSDAQARAPVRSLSGGEKARLILAKIMARQSNLLVMDEPTNDLDVETLDLLQELITAYDGTVLVVSHDRDFLDRVAERTIAMEGDGRATIYPGGWSDYQAQRENHNDDIEKKKEKTKPKGAKVKQDVKVGSDGLSFTERHRLEALPAEMDRLTAEIAKLEEFLMDPDLFTKEPVKFKKATEGLTQRQQGLAAAEEEWLLLEEKAEAAQG, translated from the coding sequence ATGGCTCGTATACCCCTTCTTCAGATGTCCGATATCTCGCTGACCTTTGGCGGCGATCCCGTCTTTGACTGCCTCGATCTGGTGGTGCAGCCCAATGATCGCGTGGCGCTCGTGGGGCGCAACGGGTCGGGCAAATCAACCCTGATGAAGGTCATGGCTGGCTTGGTTGAACCTGATCATGGCACACGCGTTTTATCCCCCGGTGTCTCGGTCGGATATATGGAACAACATCCTGATTTGTCGCGGTTTACCACTTTGGGCGACTTTGCGGTTTCAGGACTGGAGCCGGGCCAGGATTATCTGGTCGAGCGGGTGGCAGAAGGCCTGAAATTCAAGCTCGACGCCCCGGTGAGTACGGCCTCGGGAGGCGAGCGTCGCCGGGCGGCTCTGGCCAAGTTGCTGGCCGAAGCACCTGATCTGATGTTGCTGGACGAGCCGACCAACCATTTGGACATTCATGCCATTGAGTGGCTGGAGGCTGAACTGTCGCAAACCCGCGCGGGTTTTGTGCTGATCAGCCACGACCGCGCGTTCCTGCGCGCCCTGACACGCGCCACGCTGTGGGTGGATCGCGGACAGGTGCGGCGGCAGGAAAAAGGGTTTGAGCATTTCGAAGCCTGGCGTGACAAGGTTTGGGATGAAGAAGACACAAGCCGTCACAAACTGAACCGCAAGATCAAGGCGGAAGCCCGTTGGGCGGTTGAAGGCATCAGCGCACGGCGCAAACGCAATCAGGGCCGGGTGCGCGCACTGGGCGATCTGAGGGCCGAGCGGGCCGCGCAGATCAACCGACAGGGTGCTGCGGAAATGGCACTGGAAGCCGGACCCAAATCGGGCCGCAAGGTGATCGAGGCGCGCGGCATCTCGAAATCCTATGATGACCGGGTGATCCTGAACGATTTTGACCTGCGGGTCATGCGCGGCGAAACCATCGCACTGGTTGGCCCCAACGGGGCAGGCAAGACAACGCTTTTGAAGATGCTCATCGGGCAGGAAACGCCCGACACCGGCAGCGTGCAACACGGCACCGGGCTTGAGGTTGCCGTGTTTGACCAGAACCGGACGGGTCTGGTCGAGGATGACAGCCTTTGGGAAAACCTTGTTGGCGATCCCGAAATGCGCGTGTCCGGCAAGGCCGATCAGGTGATGGTGCGTGGCGCTCCGAAACATGTTGTCGGCTATCTGAAAGAGTTCCTGTTTTCTGACGCACAAGCCCGCGCGCCCGTGCGGTCTTTGTCGGGCGGGGAAAAGGCGCGTTTGATTCTGGCCAAGATCATGGCGCGGCAGTCAAACCTTCTGGTGATGGATGAACCGACCAACGATCTGGACGTGGAAACGCTGGACCTGCTGCAAGAGCTGATCACAGCTTATGATGGCACGGTTCTTGTGGTCAGCCATGACCGGGATTTCCTTGATCGCGTGGCCGAACGCACCATCGCAATGGAAGGTGACGGGCGCGCGACGATCTATCCGGGTGGCTGGTCTGACTATCAGGCGCAGCGTGAAAATCACAACGATGATATTGAGAAAAAGAAAGAAAAAACAAAGCCTAAAGGTGCAAAGGTAAAACAAGATGTGAAGGTCGGTTCCGATGGCCTGTCCTTCACGGAGCGCCATCGGCTTGAGGCGCTGCCGGCGGAAATGGACCGCCTGACCGCCGAGATTGCCAAGCTGGAAGAGTTTCTGATGGACCCGGACCTGTTCACCAAAGAGCCGGTGAAATTCAAGAAAGCAACCGAAGGTCTGACCCAGCGGCAGCAAGGCTTGGCCGCTGCTGAAGAGGAATGGCTTTTGTTGGAAGAAAAGGCGGAAGCCGCGCAGGGTTAA
- a CDS encoding beta-ketoacyl-ACP synthase III, whose protein sequence is MTRRAVVKGVGHYLPAHVVPNSYFEDIVDTTDEWIRTRSGIERRHFAAEDETTSQMAAEAARAALANAGLKVDDIDAIVVATSTPDLTFPSVATMVQNELGMTRGFGFDVQAVCAGFVFALTNANALILSGQVDRVLVIGAETFSRILDMTDRSTCVLFGDGAGALVLEAQEGRGDTGDRGILSADLNSDGRMREMLYVDGGVSTTQTSGHLRMQGNPLFRQAVGKLTETAETALQRVGLTDDDLDWIVPHQANIRIIQGTAKKLGVPMDRVIVTVQDHGNTSAASIPLALSVGCAEGKIKKGDLVVTEAIGGGLAWGAVVIRW, encoded by the coding sequence ATGACAAGACGCGCCGTGGTCAAGGGCGTCGGGCACTATTTGCCCGCGCATGTTGTCCCGAACTCGTATTTCGAAGACATTGTGGACACCACGGACGAGTGGATTCGCACGCGATCGGGTATTGAGCGCCGCCATTTTGCTGCCGAAGATGAAACCACGTCACAAATGGCCGCCGAAGCGGCACGCGCCGCGCTGGCAAATGCAGGACTTAAGGTTGATGATATCGACGCGATCGTTGTTGCAACCTCGACCCCCGATCTGACCTTCCCGTCGGTTGCCACGATGGTTCAAAATGAACTGGGTATGACACGCGGCTTTGGATTTGACGTCCAGGCGGTCTGTGCGGGCTTTGTTTTCGCGCTGACCAACGCCAACGCGCTGATTCTTTCCGGACAGGTCGACCGCGTTCTGGTGATCGGTGCCGAGACGTTTTCCCGCATTCTTGACATGACCGACCGATCCACCTGCGTGCTGTTTGGTGACGGCGCAGGCGCTTTGGTGCTTGAGGCGCAGGAAGGTCGCGGAGACACTGGCGATCGCGGCATCCTGTCGGCGGATCTGAATTCAGACGGACGCATGCGCGAGATGCTGTATGTGGACGGCGGCGTATCGACGACACAGACCTCGGGTCATCTGCGGATGCAGGGCAACCCCCTGTTCCGGCAAGCGGTTGGCAAGTTGACCGAGACTGCCGAGACTGCCTTGCAGAGGGTCGGCCTGACGGACGATGATCTGGACTGGATTGTCCCCCACCAAGCCAACATCCGCATCATTCAGGGCACAGCCAAAAAACTGGGTGTGCCGATGGATCGCGTCATCGTCACAGTACAAGATCACGGCAATACCTCGGCTGCATCGATCCCGTTGGCGCTTTCTGTTGGCTGTGCTGAAGGCAAGATCAAGAAAGGTGACCTTGTTGTCACCGAGGCAATTGGTGGCGGATTGGCTTGGGGCGCGGTCGTAATCCGCTGGTAA
- the tpiA gene encoding triose-phosphate isomerase — protein sequence MTRRKLAAGNWKMNGTSANLAELDALAKAHPTPGCDILICPPATLIARAAQAVPDQIAIGGQDCHQNETGAHTGDISAQMLLDAGASHVILGHSERREDHEESDADVRSKVVAALAAGLKVVVCVGESLTEREANNTLDIIGGQMAGSIPDVVTGENLVVAYEPIWAIGTGKVPTLDQIGDVHDFIRARLERRFGVGVGRSTRILYGGSVKPSNATEIFAVSNVDGALVGGASLKASDFSPIIAALESA from the coding sequence ATGACCCGGCGCAAACTGGCAGCAGGCAATTGGAAGATGAACGGAACCAGCGCAAATCTGGCAGAGCTGGACGCGCTGGCCAAAGCGCACCCGACGCCGGGTTGCGACATCCTGATTTGCCCGCCAGCCACCCTGATCGCGCGGGCGGCACAGGCCGTACCTGATCAGATCGCCATTGGCGGTCAGGACTGCCACCAAAACGAAACCGGGGCGCATACGGGTGATATCTCTGCTCAGATGCTGCTGGATGCTGGTGCCAGCCACGTGATCCTGGGCCATTCCGAACGGCGCGAAGATCACGAAGAAAGCGACGCGGATGTGCGCAGTAAAGTGGTTGCGGCGCTTGCCGCCGGGCTGAAAGTTGTCGTTTGCGTTGGCGAAAGCCTTACTGAGCGCGAAGCCAACAACACGCTCGATATCATCGGCGGCCAGATGGCCGGGTCAATCCCGGATGTTGTGACCGGCGAAAATCTTGTCGTCGCGTATGAACCGATTTGGGCGATTGGCACCGGCAAGGTTCCGACACTGGACCAGATTGGCGATGTGCATGATTTCATCCGCGCACGGCTGGAACGCCGATTTGGCGTAGGGGTTGGTCGCTCGACTCGCATTCTTTACGGCGGCTCGGTCAAACCCTCGAACGCGACAGAGATTTTTGCCGTCTCAAATGTTGATGGTGCTTTGGTTGGCGGGGCAAGTTTGAAAGCGTCTGATTTCTCGCCGATTATCGCGGCACTTGAGAGCGCCTGA
- a CDS encoding GNAT family N-acetyltransferase produces MPTFIKGRYEARFGESQDDIKAAQTLRHRCFRGGDGLDEDHYDAACRHILIEDRETGALVGCFRLMPLENGSRIGDSYSAQYYELSALRTYNAPMIEMGRFCIAPDAQDGADILRVAWGAMTRYVDREGVGMLFGCSSFQGTDAAQYFDAFAMLRDRHLAPKRWLPRVKAPKVFRFAQRLRRKPDAKQALRAMPPLLRTYLLMGGWVSDHAVVDHDLNTLHVFTGLEISAVPQTRARLLRAFTG; encoded by the coding sequence ATGCCAACCTTCATAAAGGGCCGATACGAGGCTCGATTTGGCGAAAGCCAGGATGACATCAAAGCCGCACAAACCTTGCGACACCGGTGTTTTCGCGGCGGTGATGGGCTGGACGAGGATCACTACGATGCTGCCTGCCGTCATATCCTGATCGAGGATCGCGAGACGGGCGCATTGGTAGGGTGCTTTCGGCTGATGCCTTTGGAAAACGGCTCGCGCATCGGTGACAGCTATTCGGCCCAGTATTATGAACTGTCCGCACTTCGAACGTACAATGCCCCGATGATCGAGATGGGGCGGTTTTGCATCGCGCCCGATGCTCAGGATGGTGCCGATATCCTGCGTGTCGCTTGGGGCGCGATGACTCGCTATGTGGACCGTGAAGGGGTCGGAATGCTGTTTGGCTGTTCGTCCTTTCAAGGGACCGATGCGGCGCAGTATTTCGACGCTTTCGCAATGCTGCGGGACCGCCATCTTGCGCCAAAACGCTGGTTGCCGCGGGTCAAAGCTCCCAAAGTGTTTCGTTTTGCCCAACGGCTGCGGCGAAAGCCAGACGCCAAACAGGCCTTGCGCGCGATGCCGCCGCTGTTGCGCACCTATCTTTTGATGGGGGGCTGGGTGTCCGACCACGCGGTGGTGGATCATGATCTGAACACCTTGCATGTGTTCACGGGGCTTGAGATCAGCGCGGTTCCACAGACCCGCGCACGGCTGTTGCGGGCGTTCACCGGGTAA
- a CDS encoding pyridoxal phosphate-dependent decarboxylase family protein has product MDYSELADWQKRAADWARDYHAGLRDRPVRPNIAPGEFLARIEAPVPEAPEPIEAIFDDFTRLVPDAMTHWQHPRFFAYFPANAAPASMLAEQLANAISAQAMLWQTAPAANEMEDLVIRWLRDAMGLPGDFTGTIHDSATTATFSAVTTMRELALGHEGITKGLSGAPTLRIYASAQTHSSVDKAVRVSGIGQDNLVKVPTIPNHPTWSMDPEALDAMIRADLEAGLKPAGVVLCVGGTSIGACDDIGACIDVAHRHGLTVHVDAAWAGSAMICEEFRTLWAGVEKADSIIFNPHKWLGAQFDCAVQFLRDPAAQIGAMGLRPEYLKTQGADEVVNYNEWTLPLGRRFRALKLWFLLRSEGLTGLRTRIRNHVSWASDAAKAIAALPGFEITTDPILSLFTFRFKDNATTAQLLDRVNRDGRIYLTQTSHDGQFVIRVSVGQFACTREDVMMIPQVLQDLARDL; this is encoded by the coding sequence TTGGATTATTCAGAGCTTGCAGATTGGCAAAAACGAGCGGCGGACTGGGCGCGCGACTATCACGCCGGGCTGCGCGACCGCCCTGTGCGTCCCAACATCGCCCCGGGTGAGTTTCTAGCCAGGATCGAAGCGCCTGTGCCCGAGGCCCCGGAACCGATCGAAGCGATCTTTGACGATTTCACCCGGCTGGTGCCGGACGCCATGACCCACTGGCAACACCCACGCTTCTTTGCCTATTTTCCGGCAAATGCCGCACCGGCCTCAATGCTGGCCGAACAATTGGCCAACGCAATTTCGGCGCAGGCGATGCTGTGGCAAACCGCCCCTGCCGCGAATGAAATGGAAGATCTTGTCATTCGCTGGCTGCGTGATGCGATGGGTTTGCCGGGTGACTTCACCGGCACGATCCACGACAGCGCAACCACCGCGACCTTTTCCGCCGTTACCACAATGCGCGAATTGGCCTTGGGTCACGAAGGCATCACCAAGGGGTTATCCGGCGCACCGACGCTGCGCATTTATGCCAGCGCACAGACCCATTCCAGCGTCGATAAGGCGGTGCGCGTGTCGGGGATTGGGCAGGACAATCTCGTCAAGGTTCCCACCATTCCCAACCACCCGACGTGGTCAATGGACCCTGAGGCACTGGACGCGATGATCCGGGCCGACCTTGAGGCCGGATTGAAACCTGCGGGCGTTGTTCTGTGCGTCGGTGGCACCTCTATTGGGGCCTGCGATGACATTGGCGCGTGTATCGACGTGGCGCATCGCCACGGCCTAACCGTTCATGTCGACGCTGCCTGGGCCGGGTCCGCCATGATCTGCGAAGAGTTCCGCACACTCTGGGCTGGGGTCGAGAAGGCCGACAGCATTATCTTCAATCCGCACAAGTGGTTGGGGGCTCAGTTCGACTGCGCGGTCCAGTTCCTGCGCGACCCTGCTGCGCAAATTGGGGCCATGGGGCTGCGTCCGGAATACCTTAAGACACAAGGCGCAGACGAGGTGGTGAATTACAATGAATGGACCCTGCCCCTCGGTCGCCGCTTCCGGGCGTTGAAACTGTGGTTCCTGTTGCGATCTGAGGGTCTGACCGGGCTTCGGACCCGCATCCGGAACCATGTTAGCTGGGCATCTGATGCGGCCAAAGCCATTGCCGCTTTGCCCGGTTTTGAAATCACCACGGACCCGATCCTGTCGCTGTTCACCTTCCGCTTCAAAGACAACGCGACAACCGCGCAGCTATTGGATCGGGTGAACCGCGATGGACGCATTTATCTGACCCAAACCAGTCACGATGGTCAGTTCGTAATCCGCGTTTCGGTCGGGCAGTTTGCCTGTACCCGCGAAGATGTGATGATGATCCCCCAAGTGCTCCAAGACCTCGCACGCGATCTATAA
- the rpmF gene encoding 50S ribosomal protein L32 — MAVQQNKVSKSRRNNRRAHDALVAANPNECSNCGELKRPHHVCPSCGHYDDREVVAIADEVDFDDEDAA, encoded by the coding sequence ATGGCTGTCCAACAGAACAAAGTATCGAAGTCGCGCCGCAACAACCGCCGCGCGCATGACGCCCTGGTTGCCGCGAACCCGAACGAATGTTCGAACTGCGGCGAGCTGAAGCGCCCCCACCACGTTTGCCCCTCGTGCGGCCATTATGACGACCGTGAAGTCGTTGCAATTGCCGACGAAGTCGATTTCGACGACGAAGACGCGGCGTAA
- a CDS encoding YceD family protein produces MTDATSSGDALPFTHPIRPADLATGRATPFELVPSQTVCDSIARDLGILGLRKLRFSGEMSPLGKHDWQMTANLGATVIQECVVTLDPVTTRIDDKIDRRWLKHLSEPNDDDEVEMPEDDSVEPLADVIDLGQVMIEALALSLPLYPRAEGADMQTNVFAEPGTKPMTDDDAKPFAGLSDLRDKLSDGGKKS; encoded by the coding sequence ATGACCGACGCAACATCTTCAGGCGACGCCCTGCCCTTCACACATCCCATTCGCCCCGCTGATCTGGCAACGGGCCGGGCAACGCCGTTTGAACTGGTGCCCAGCCAAACTGTTTGCGACTCTATCGCCCGGGATCTGGGCATTTTAGGTCTGCGCAAGTTGCGGTTTTCCGGGGAGATGAGCCCGTTGGGCAAGCATGATTGGCAGATGACTGCCAATCTGGGAGCGACCGTTATCCAGGAATGTGTGGTCACGCTGGACCCTGTAACGACGCGGATCGACGACAAGATCGACCGCCGCTGGCTGAAGCACTTGTCTGAACCAAATGACGACGACGAGGTCGAGATGCCTGAGGATGACAGTGTCGAGCCACTGGCCGATGTGATTGATTTGGGGCAAGTGATGATCGAAGCGCTGGCTTTGTCGCTGCCTTTGTATCCGCGGGCCGAAGGGGCAGACATGCAAACAAACGTGTTTGCTGAACCCGGCACCAAACCAATGACCGACGATGATGCAAAGCCATTCGCGGGACTTTCCGATTTGCGCGACAAGCTTTCAGATGGCGGCAAAAAGAGCTGA